The following are encoded in a window of Hyalangium minutum genomic DNA:
- the tnpB gene encoding IS66 family insertion sequence element accessory protein TnpB (TnpB, as the term is used for proteins encoded by IS66 family insertion elements, is considered an accessory protein, since TnpC, encoded by a neighboring gene, is a DDE family transposase.) gives MLTLPSAVRIVLATEPVDMRKSIDGLMAVVRSSFGEDVYSGHLFVFVSRRGDRVKILTFSRGGFILYYKRLEQGRFRLPPVEADAQSVRLDATQLAMVLDGIDVAEVKRPAAWEPPNRTAAS, from the coding sequence GTGCTGACGCTGCCCTCGGCGGTGCGCATTGTATTGGCCACCGAGCCGGTGGACATGCGCAAGTCCATCGACGGACTGATGGCGGTGGTGCGCTCCAGCTTTGGCGAGGACGTCTACTCCGGGCATCTGTTTGTCTTCGTCAGTCGGAGGGGGGACCGGGTAAAGATTCTCACCTTCAGCCGGGGCGGCTTCATCCTGTACTACAAGCGCCTGGAGCAAGGCCGGTTCCGGCTGCCGCCGGTGGAGGCGGATGCGCAGTCTGTGAGGCTGGATGCCACGCAGCTGGCGATGGTGCTGGATGGTATCGATGTGGCGGAGGTGAAACGGCCCGCTGCCTGGGAGCCCCCCAACCGCACAGCCGCCTCGTGA
- the tnpA gene encoding IS66 family insertion sequence element accessory protein TnpA: MTKPADKPQWVRIAEQFEQSGLTQKQFAQQQGLPLSTVQSWVYRRRRQVAAPSAPPVRLLPVEVAAPAMSSAGKMEVLTARGVRVSFTMGTDVSYVAQLVAALERGGSC; this comes from the coding sequence ATGACCAAGCCAGCCGACAAGCCGCAGTGGGTCCGCATCGCCGAGCAGTTTGAGCAGAGCGGACTGACGCAGAAGCAGTTCGCCCAGCAGCAAGGGCTGCCGCTGAGTACCGTGCAGTCGTGGGTTTACCGGCGGAGGCGCCAAGTGGCCGCGCCCAGTGCACCGCCTGTGCGCCTGCTGCCGGTGGAGGTGGCCGCGCCGGCCATGAGCAGCGCGGGGAAGATGGAGGTGCTCACCGCCAGGGGCGTGCGCGTGAGCTTCACGATGGGCACGGACGTATCCTACGTGGCGCAGTTGGTGGCGGCGCTGGAGCGTGGTGGCTCGTGCTGA
- a CDS encoding trypsin-like serine protease, with translation MPHRESRGMRLWALLGVLGVGLGCAAQASGEFPADDEQASRTRSGTWPRDTQFFMLNAQEDTENRYLSTLIVESEGSPYAFCSGVLLEPNLVLTAGHCVCVTGKSPDSVDTSTCAKRAKVTGYVCIRPADDVLRDLVELSEVGHPWTHDQASRQAAVGPHRRAV, from the coding sequence ATGCCGCACCGTGAGAGCAGAGGCATGCGTTTGTGGGCACTGCTGGGCGTCCTGGGTGTAGGCCTGGGATGCGCAGCACAGGCTTCGGGCGAATTCCCTGCGGATGATGAACAGGCCTCACGCACTCGGTCTGGCACGTGGCCTCGTGACACGCAGTTCTTCATGTTGAACGCTCAAGAGGACACGGAGAACCGCTACCTGTCCACGCTCATTGTCGAGAGCGAAGGCTCACCGTATGCCTTCTGCAGTGGCGTCCTGTTGGAGCCGAATCTTGTCCTGACAGCCGGCCACTGCGTGTGCGTGACCGGCAAATCTCCTGACAGCGTGGACACTTCGACGTGCGCGAAGCGGGCCAAGGTGACGGGCTACGTCTGTATCCGTCCGGCGGACGACGTGCTGAGAGACCTTGTTGAGTTGAGCGAGGTGGGACACCCCTGGACCCATGACCAAGCCAGCCGACAAGCCGCAGTGGGTCCGCATCGCCGAGCAGTTTGA
- a CDS encoding trypsin-like peptidase domain-containing protein, whose protein sequence is MKGPMWVCDQGTSGRNLNWRHTSSGLLPTVFTMGAVALSHGCSKDAPPSAEPGRSSASSARPAGPEASEAQQQMRGGGAPGNLEFQPFDRRLLDHAGTLDRANQYASTVMVAPQGLSVNGGCSGILLHPRLALTAAHCVCPRRQVVLPEGGQGTLIDGTDCSARASVTTVTYEASENPERPTLRIRSFEGQVRSHPRFKLLLDEAGAARTSSADLAVVLLDQPEGPPAVDVRLPDSEVQAQESLMMTGYGHDRVVGGRHGARYFKKSQVTRAPTSEDPRALYAQQGSSLYEGFDGGPCFREEGEGRWLVGISGLSTKEGLSFTSTFFFRDWLNSELERARVTGVAESSATPPMAPRGRVLDAAP, encoded by the coding sequence ATGAAAGGACCGATGTGGGTCTGCGACCAGGGCACTTCGGGGAGGAACTTGAACTGGCGGCATACGAGCAGCGGGCTTCTCCCCACGGTGTTCACGATGGGCGCCGTGGCCTTGAGCCACGGGTGTTCCAAGGATGCGCCCCCGTCCGCTGAACCCGGCCGTTCTAGCGCCTCGTCGGCGCGGCCCGCAGGGCCCGAAGCTTCCGAGGCGCAGCAACAGATGCGGGGCGGCGGGGCACCCGGGAATCTGGAGTTCCAGCCGTTCGACAGGCGCCTGCTCGATCATGCGGGAACGTTGGACCGTGCGAATCAATACGCATCCACCGTCATGGTGGCCCCGCAGGGCTTGAGTGTGAATGGCGGTTGTAGCGGCATTCTCCTCCATCCCCGGCTTGCGCTCACGGCGGCACACTGTGTTTGCCCACGGCGTCAGGTGGTTCTCCCGGAGGGAGGGCAGGGGACGCTCATCGACGGGACTGACTGCTCGGCACGCGCCAGTGTGACGACCGTCACCTACGAAGCCTCGGAGAACCCAGAGAGGCCTACCCTCCGGATTCGCTCCTTTGAGGGGCAGGTCCGTTCTCATCCCCGCTTCAAACTTCTCTTGGATGAAGCGGGAGCCGCGAGAACGAGCTCTGCTGATCTCGCAGTGGTCTTGTTGGATCAACCTGAGGGACCTCCCGCCGTGGACGTGCGGCTTCCTGACTCCGAGGTTCAGGCGCAGGAATCCCTCATGATGACCGGTTATGGCCATGATCGCGTCGTAGGGGGGCGTCATGGGGCTCGCTACTTCAAGAAGAGTCAGGTGACGCGGGCTCCCACTTCGGAGGACCCTCGAGCGCTGTACGCACAGCAGGGGTCCTCTCTCTACGAGGGCTTCGACGGTGGGCCGTGCTTCCGGGAGGAGGGGGAGGGACGGTGGCTGGTGGGGATTTCGGGCTTGAGCACAAAAGAGGGACTGTCATTCACCAGCACCTTCTTCTTCCGGGACTGGCTGAACTCGGAACTTGAGCGGGCCAGGGTGACGGGGGTTGCTGAGTCGTCAGCAACTCCGCCAATGGCTCCGAGGGGAAGAGTGCTCGATGCCGCACCGTGA
- a CDS encoding double-CXXCG motif protein, producing MSRYYWIREAREPRQTGHLDASHPWGLPGLSCPTCGVTWAGSASAFPSVDLTSLPERAAFEKAQPEPLDEFARRRELVRPLVPPGAQLLPGVEFGPLEGTASGSFGQFFLQSAWMPLIRREAWERLQSAGLRGLRAFPTRLRFRQKNPPELLELELTAQGNLHPDCFLPEFPTRCAHCDRLGARRPEIMILEAASLPDQCDLFRLADFETTLIGTERFMNTVRRLGLDGAECDALTVR from the coding sequence ATGAGCCGCTACTACTGGATCCGTGAGGCGCGGGAGCCTCGGCAGACCGGCCACCTCGACGCCTCCCACCCGTGGGGGTTGCCGGGTCTGAGCTGTCCCACCTGTGGCGTGACCTGGGCTGGAAGCGCTTCGGCTTTCCCCAGCGTGGATCTCACGTCACTGCCCGAGCGCGCCGCGTTCGAGAAAGCCCAGCCGGAGCCCCTCGATGAATTCGCGCGCCGGCGGGAGTTGGTCCGTCCGCTGGTGCCGCCCGGCGCGCAGCTTTTGCCAGGAGTGGAGTTTGGTCCGTTGGAAGGAACGGCTTCTGGCTCTTTTGGCCAGTTCTTCCTTCAGAGCGCATGGATGCCGCTCATCCGCCGAGAAGCATGGGAGCGCCTTCAGTCGGCAGGGTTGCGAGGGCTGCGAGCGTTTCCCACCCGGCTTCGCTTTCGTCAAAAGAACCCGCCGGAGTTGCTTGAACTGGAACTGACCGCGCAGGGAAACCTTCACCCGGATTGCTTCTTGCCAGAGTTCCCCACGCGCTGTGCGCACTGCGACCGCCTCGGCGCCCGCCGTCCAGAGATTATGATCCTGGAGGCAGCCTCTTTGCCTGATCAATGCGATTTGTTCCGGCTGGCCGACTTCGAGACAACTCTGATCGGCACGGAGCGCTTCATGAATACCGTGCGGCGTTTAGGGCTGGATGGTGCCGAATGCGATGCTCTTACCGTGCGGTGA
- a CDS encoding serine/threonine-protein kinase → MATHSPKRAPQLKGISTDSAPQEPPPRDYVEYFKSINLVLGPRLGVGGSGNVYRATQTRLRRDLAIKLFDHQRFRADPNGRKRFEHEARMLAIAQHPSIPFVISSGDMPMRGEAPIPYIIMQFIDGTSLETVVEKSRTAPQLAASYMKQVLAALSCAHSHRLVHRDVKPANILLSKDGHCYLIDFSIGVSLGVIPGLTRITGEGRHPATWRYASPEQIEGRDVDHRTDLYSAGLVLFELLAGRRISMPEVPAADMLQLPPVAKELLRKACHSDPAQRFQTAKEFLGALNRLEAPGISRSEPRDALCLNLTCATWDQFTGEYENPLVVEATTKSFCKDCRSPLVYPCAQCGAEYDNAPFCADCGHQHYTIPSCAKCGNRLTFLDANKNTILAGCSRCPSSEDDIPF, encoded by the coding sequence ATGGCAACCCACTCCCCAAAGCGTGCACCCCAGCTCAAAGGCATCTCAACCGATAGCGCGCCGCAGGAGCCTCCTCCTCGCGATTACGTCGAGTACTTCAAATCAATTAACCTTGTCCTTGGACCACGCCTCGGTGTTGGCGGCTCGGGTAACGTCTACCGGGCTACCCAGACGCGCCTGAGGCGAGATCTTGCAATCAAACTCTTCGATCACCAAAGGTTCCGCGCAGATCCCAATGGCAGGAAGCGATTCGAGCACGAGGCACGTATGCTCGCCATCGCTCAACACCCTTCCATCCCTTTCGTGATCTCGTCTGGCGACATGCCCATGCGTGGCGAAGCGCCAATACCCTACATCATCATGCAGTTCATTGATGGTACCAGTCTGGAGACAGTAGTCGAAAAAAGCCGAACTGCTCCGCAACTCGCAGCCTCCTACATGAAGCAGGTTCTAGCTGCCTTGTCTTGCGCTCATTCGCACCGCCTCGTGCATCGAGACGTTAAGCCAGCTAACATTCTCCTCTCGAAAGACGGGCACTGCTATCTCATCGACTTTTCGATAGGAGTGAGTTTAGGTGTCATCCCCGGACTAACACGAATCACTGGAGAAGGGCGACACCCTGCCACATGGCGGTACGCATCTCCGGAACAGATAGAAGGGCGCGATGTCGATCACCGCACTGACCTTTATTCTGCCGGACTCGTCCTTTTTGAACTGCTTGCAGGCCGCCGCATCTCAATGCCCGAGGTTCCTGCTGCTGACATGTTGCAACTACCTCCTGTTGCCAAGGAACTACTCCGTAAAGCGTGCCATTCCGATCCTGCACAACGCTTTCAGACTGCTAAGGAATTCCTTGGAGCGTTGAACCGCCTAGAGGCACCTGGCATCAGTCGATCGGAGCCTCGAGACGCGCTTTGCCTTAACCTTACATGTGCTACTTGGGACCAGTTTACAGGCGAATATGAGAATCCCCTAGTTGTAGAGGCAACCACCAAATCGTTCTGCAAGGATTGCAGATCTCCTTTAGTCTATCCTTGCGCACAATGCGGCGCAGAATACGACAATGCTCCTTTCTGCGCAGACTGCGGGCACCAGCACTACACCATTCCCAGTTGCGCAAAGTGCGGCAATCGCCTCACCTTTTTGGATGCCAATAAAAACACAATTCTCGCTGGGTGCTCTAGGTGCCCATCCTCTGAAGATGATATTCCCTTCTGA
- a CDS encoding Ca2+-dependent phosphoinositide-specific phospholipase C, which translates to MPLRVPLLLVLCALLVPLAPALAQPAYNEIRQKSSHNSYQRSEALIDQLVYHRIRSIELDIHNGKTGWSAVSGNWYVYHATTEPETTCHRLSDCLDELRAFHLANPNHEVVTVWVDLKDAFETGRMPADLDTRITTHLPSAWLFKPSDVMAGCPGVSSLQAAVTGACTWPAHTELRGRFIFVLTGGDLSSSTSKLNTYVSNGSTATTRVAFVAPDLTSSSGISSKTYAVFFNIQAPNASVANNVHLANFVGRVWDVNDSGTWNAVQPLNVNHIATNKVNYHQDTWAVTHNSLGWPFQCLDGWACGGYQEPVDVIGAEVNTGDIWSSSDSFLFAHESNTAVTTTSWTASVSTPNSHVDEWGKACLMVRAGTAANARYFAICRAADNNKLRIQYRSATGGASSASEVDIVPSDTVDQESLTFLKLTVQYDGTQTCAWGYGSQNGSTWKLVGSQCFSGLLANQGLAAASHGSGKMKLLFSGVKRGSTLYRAASFPSKTAIGSVSSWRVFDGFF; encoded by the coding sequence ATGCCGCTTCGTGTTCCCCTCCTCCTTGTGCTGTGCGCCCTGCTCGTCCCCCTTGCTCCCGCGCTCGCACAGCCCGCGTACAACGAGATCCGCCAGAAGTCGTCCCACAACTCGTACCAGCGCTCTGAGGCGCTGATCGATCAGCTCGTCTACCACCGCATCCGCTCCATCGAGCTGGACATTCACAATGGCAAGACTGGCTGGTCCGCCGTCTCGGGCAACTGGTACGTCTACCACGCCACCACCGAGCCCGAGACCACCTGCCACCGCCTCTCGGACTGTCTGGACGAGCTGCGCGCCTTCCACCTCGCCAACCCCAACCACGAAGTCGTCACCGTCTGGGTCGACCTCAAGGACGCCTTCGAGACCGGCCGCATGCCCGCCGATCTCGACACCCGCATCACCACCCACCTCCCCTCCGCCTGGCTCTTCAAGCCCTCGGACGTCATGGCCGGCTGCCCCGGCGTCTCCAGCCTCCAAGCCGCCGTCACCGGCGCCTGCACCTGGCCCGCCCACACCGAGCTGCGCGGACGCTTCATCTTCGTCCTCACCGGCGGAGACCTCTCCTCCTCCACCAGCAAGCTCAACACCTACGTCTCCAACGGCTCCACCGCCACCACCCGCGTCGCCTTCGTCGCCCCAGACCTCACCAGCAGCTCCGGCATCTCCTCGAAGACCTACGCCGTCTTCTTCAATATCCAGGCTCCCAACGCCTCCGTCGCCAACAACGTCCATCTGGCCAACTTCGTGGGCCGCGTCTGGGACGTGAACGACTCGGGCACCTGGAACGCCGTGCAGCCGCTCAACGTCAACCACATCGCCACCAACAAGGTGAACTACCACCAGGACACCTGGGCCGTGACGCACAACTCCCTGGGCTGGCCCTTCCAGTGCCTCGACGGCTGGGCCTGCGGCGGCTACCAGGAGCCCGTGGATGTCATCGGCGCCGAGGTGAACACCGGCGACATCTGGAGCAGCAGTGACAGCTTCCTCTTCGCCCACGAGTCCAACACCGCCGTCACCACCACTTCGTGGACCGCCTCCGTCTCCACCCCCAACAGCCACGTGGACGAGTGGGGCAAGGCCTGCCTCATGGTCCGCGCTGGCACCGCCGCCAACGCCCGCTACTTCGCCATCTGTCGCGCCGCCGACAACAACAAGCTCCGCATCCAGTACCGCTCCGCTACCGGCGGTGCCTCCTCCGCCTCCGAGGTGGACATCGTCCCCTCCGACACCGTGGACCAGGAGAGCCTCACCTTCCTCAAGCTCACCGTGCAGTACGACGGCACCCAGACGTGCGCCTGGGGCTATGGCTCGCAGAACGGCTCCACCTGGAAGCTCGTCGGCAGCCAGTGCTTCTCCGGGCTGCTCGCCAACCAGGGCCTGGCGGCCGCCTCCCACGGCAGCGGCAAGATGAAGCTGCTCTTCTCCGGCGTGAAGCGCGGCTCCACCCTCTACCGCGCCGCCTCCTTCCCCTCCAAGACGGCCATTGGCTCGGTGAGCTCCTGGCGCGTCTTCGACGGCTTCTTCTAG
- a CDS encoding DUF7594 domain-containing protein, translated as MDGWKRGAKWAVCAAAVGLWVQCSGEPESPVSITTEESGVVEEARTFIPIADARVDANNPATNYGGDSVLKVDASPDYETFLRFEVSGLSGTVRRAKLRLYATDATANGPSVYTTGSSWQESSVTFQTKPSVQTHLSTAGAVAANTWAEWDVTAAVSGNGTVNLALVPTGSDGAVFWSRNTSSNAAYRPQLVVTVETSTPTPPPPGSGGWTFYGTAQGGPRYVYGVSADAGGNIWVAGGEEGLFVLQAGHTRFRRFTMADGLRPYGYMLDGRAPSGVKYLKVISVAGGPAGVAFVGYQGKPPASGMPTCEDEWDQAYYAGRTPDASVYKSGDADRVTLTATGIHVVHYDLSTGPNKVAAEPRGREKLCNIWRIAYDARTNSVWFGANHGFAWGRANFPGYSCAPGTWDYGCAGVMEHVHPAINAWNSSKTGGILLTDAYYGVSVASNGDVWFGGANRSTRFRYGTNGNNYWQAQVETEGSSYIWNRIDIWPDAVAEPTWPTREQRVDDHVSGMAVMSDQTVWVGSWDRGLAQLSSSGHVLRRLSTQLADGHGYVASVAADPLDNSVWAGMSWGGGLSRVRGSSIQHYGSGVLPSSMLNLRVSDIQVDRSGSRRRILVGFLGDASTPGSVGIYTGQ; from the coding sequence GTGGATGGGTGGAAGCGTGGAGCGAAGTGGGCGGTATGTGCCGCCGCAGTGGGGCTATGGGTGCAGTGCAGCGGGGAGCCGGAGTCTCCGGTCTCCATTACTACCGAGGAGAGCGGAGTCGTCGAAGAAGCCCGGACGTTCATTCCCATCGCGGATGCGCGCGTGGATGCCAACAACCCGGCGACGAACTACGGCGGTGATTCGGTCCTGAAGGTGGATGCGTCGCCGGATTACGAGACCTTCTTGCGCTTCGAGGTGAGCGGGCTGAGCGGCACCGTGCGCCGAGCCAAGCTCCGCCTGTATGCGACGGATGCCACGGCGAATGGGCCCTCTGTCTACACCACGGGCTCATCGTGGCAGGAGAGTTCGGTGACGTTCCAGACGAAGCCCTCCGTGCAGACGCACCTGTCCACGGCGGGCGCGGTGGCGGCCAACACGTGGGCCGAGTGGGACGTCACCGCCGCCGTCTCCGGCAACGGCACGGTAAACCTCGCGCTGGTGCCCACCGGGAGCGACGGCGCCGTCTTCTGGTCGCGCAACACGAGCTCGAACGCCGCCTACCGGCCGCAGCTCGTGGTGACGGTGGAGACGAGCACGCCCACACCGCCGCCGCCCGGTAGCGGGGGCTGGACCTTCTATGGCACCGCCCAAGGAGGGCCCCGCTACGTGTACGGGGTGAGCGCCGACGCGGGCGGCAACATCTGGGTGGCCGGTGGCGAGGAGGGACTCTTCGTCCTCCAGGCGGGCCATACGCGGTTCCGCCGCTTCACCATGGCGGATGGCCTCAGGCCCTACGGCTACATGCTCGACGGGAGGGCGCCTTCGGGAGTGAAGTACCTGAAGGTCATCTCCGTGGCCGGAGGCCCCGCGGGCGTCGCCTTCGTGGGCTACCAGGGCAAGCCGCCCGCCTCGGGCATGCCCACCTGCGAGGACGAGTGGGATCAAGCCTACTACGCGGGCCGCACCCCAGACGCGAGCGTCTACAAGAGCGGCGACGCGGATCGGGTGACGCTCACCGCCACCGGCATCCATGTGGTGCACTACGACTTGTCCACCGGTCCCAACAAGGTCGCCGCCGAGCCACGTGGCAGGGAGAAGCTCTGCAACATCTGGCGCATTGCCTATGACGCCCGGACGAACAGCGTCTGGTTCGGCGCCAACCACGGCTTTGCCTGGGGCCGCGCCAACTTCCCTGGCTACAGCTGCGCGCCGGGCACTTGGGACTACGGCTGCGCCGGGGTGATGGAGCACGTGCATCCGGCCATCAACGCGTGGAACTCCTCGAAGACGGGCGGCATCCTGCTCACCGACGCGTACTACGGCGTGTCGGTGGCCTCGAACGGAGACGTGTGGTTCGGCGGCGCCAACCGCTCCACCCGCTTCCGCTACGGCACCAACGGCAACAACTACTGGCAGGCCCAGGTGGAGACCGAGGGCAGTTCCTACATATGGAACCGCATCGACATCTGGCCCGACGCCGTGGCCGAGCCCACCTGGCCTACTCGCGAGCAGCGCGTGGATGACCACGTGTCCGGCATGGCCGTCATGAGTGATCAGACGGTCTGGGTGGGCAGTTGGGACCGGGGGCTCGCCCAGCTCAGCTCCTCGGGCCACGTTCTTCGACGGCTCTCCACGCAGCTGGCGGATGGACACGGGTACGTGGCGTCCGTGGCAGCCGATCCGCTCGACAACAGCGTCTGGGCGGGCATGTCCTGGGGCGGAGGCCTGAGCCGCGTGCGCGGCAGCAGCATCCAGCACTACGGCAGCGGCGTCCTGCCCAGCTCGATGCTCAACCTCCGCGTGTCGGACATCCAGGTGGACCGCTCGGGCAGCCGCCGCCGCATCCTCGTCGGGTTCCTGGGCGACGCCTCCACGCCCGGCTCCGTCGGCATCTACACGGGACAGTAG
- a CDS encoding VWA domain-containing protein, whose translation MRLQDSPRGASLLLLAAVLLSSTALAQEPEVPDWAEGWKQTWLEAYKNGSLQLSAKVNPRYLGNGPQELLAVLELRAPNFPPGEHPPASVALIIDHSASTAGRHLLIARRAALDVMDGLKDSEHLAIISVSDKPRVLHVAPLTPENRQKMRTYVSQLQAEGRSDLSAGIDAANAELASPSEANFYKQVIILSDGRPTDGMVDQDGLAELARVAREESSIHTNTVAVGNDADIDLMAGIAKQGWGFAATLNDSSATERVAKRQQLDLVRRAANAVELRVRAGPTVTLVDVMGAEATIKGNLARISVGEIGPGETIPIVLHLSTDNVGKQVRPIDLARVELTYEDALVEKRRTQNLTVEAELNPAQARGRGSLNVEALRAGALAYVKEHTAHADEAAEDGDQLTAKELLDSTRENVKQMGALARLEITDALALLNERSSQILQQARPPPKPDPLGDKKKKSSKLQKKKKR comes from the coding sequence ATGCGTCTTCAGGACAGTCCACGAGGGGCCTCGCTTCTCCTGCTGGCCGCCGTACTGCTGTCCAGCACCGCGCTCGCGCAAGAGCCCGAGGTGCCGGACTGGGCGGAGGGTTGGAAGCAGACCTGGCTGGAGGCCTACAAGAACGGCTCCCTGCAGCTCTCCGCGAAGGTGAACCCCCGCTACCTGGGCAACGGCCCGCAGGAACTCCTCGCCGTGCTCGAGCTGCGCGCTCCAAACTTCCCCCCGGGCGAGCACCCTCCCGCCAGCGTGGCGCTGATCATCGACCACTCGGCCTCCACCGCGGGCCGCCACCTGCTCATCGCCCGCAGGGCCGCGCTGGATGTGATGGATGGGCTCAAGGACTCGGAGCACCTGGCCATCATCAGCGTGAGTGACAAGCCGCGCGTCCTCCATGTGGCGCCGCTGACGCCGGAGAACCGGCAGAAGATGCGCACCTACGTCTCCCAGCTCCAAGCCGAGGGCCGGAGCGATCTCTCCGCCGGCATCGACGCCGCCAACGCGGAGCTGGCCTCCCCCTCCGAGGCGAACTTCTACAAGCAGGTGATCATCCTCAGCGATGGGCGTCCCACCGACGGCATGGTGGACCAGGACGGCCTGGCGGAGCTGGCCCGCGTGGCACGCGAGGAGAGCAGCATCCACACCAACACGGTGGCCGTGGGCAATGACGCGGACATCGACTTGATGGCGGGCATTGCCAAGCAGGGCTGGGGCTTCGCGGCCACCCTGAACGACTCCTCCGCCACCGAGCGCGTGGCGAAGCGGCAGCAACTGGATCTCGTGCGGCGCGCAGCCAATGCGGTGGAGCTGCGCGTCAGGGCGGGCCCCACCGTCACCCTGGTGGACGTGATGGGCGCGGAGGCCACCATCAAGGGCAACCTGGCACGCATCTCCGTCGGAGAGATCGGCCCGGGAGAGACGATCCCCATCGTCCTCCACCTGTCCACGGACAACGTGGGCAAGCAGGTGCGCCCCATAGATCTGGCCCGGGTAGAGCTCACCTACGAGGATGCGCTCGTCGAGAAGCGCCGCACGCAGAACCTCACCGTGGAGGCGGAGCTCAACCCGGCCCAGGCCCGGGGACGCGGCTCGCTGAACGTCGAGGCGCTGCGGGCTGGGGCCCTGGCTTACGTGAAGGAGCACACCGCCCACGCCGACGAGGCCGCCGAGGATGGGGATCAGCTCACCGCCAAGGAGCTCCTCGACTCCACCCGCGAGAACGTGAAGCAGATGGGCGCCTTGGCCCGGCTGGAGATCACCGACGCGCTGGCCCTGCTCAACGAGCGCAGCAGCCAGATCCTCCAGCAGGCGCGCCCCCCCCCCAAGCCGGATCCGCTGGGCGACAAGAAGAAGAAGTCCTCCAAGCTCCAGAAGAAGAAGAAGCGTTAG
- a CDS encoding PPK2 family polyphosphate kinase, with protein MSITVFDKPGAKVKLSTLSEQPPKKLTEEDARQEFDKLGQELFDLQDLLWGARMNSVLVILQGRDSAGKDGTIKHVVGCLNPRGVHVTSFGVPTSEELEHDFLWRIHRHSPRKGEFAIFNRSHYEDVLVVRVHDLVPKSLWKERYEHIRDFEELLAEHGTIVLKFFLHISKGEQKKRLLKREEDPRTAWKLNAGDWEERELWDEYTDAYEEAISRTSTELAPWHIVPADTKWYRNLVVARAIAAALRPHRKAWQKQLDEVGASKKAELEAWRKGQR; from the coding sequence ATGAGCATCACTGTGTTCGACAAGCCCGGAGCGAAGGTCAAGCTCAGTACCCTCTCCGAGCAGCCTCCCAAGAAGCTAACCGAGGAGGATGCACGGCAGGAGTTCGACAAGCTGGGCCAGGAGTTGTTCGATCTGCAGGACCTGCTCTGGGGCGCGCGGATGAACTCCGTGCTCGTCATCCTCCAGGGACGCGACAGCGCCGGCAAGGATGGGACCATCAAGCACGTGGTGGGCTGCCTCAACCCTCGCGGCGTCCACGTCACCTCCTTCGGTGTGCCTACCTCGGAGGAACTCGAGCATGACTTCCTCTGGCGCATCCACCGCCACTCGCCGCGCAAGGGCGAGTTCGCCATCTTCAATCGCTCGCACTACGAGGATGTGCTCGTCGTCCGGGTGCACGACCTGGTGCCCAAGTCCCTGTGGAAGGAGCGCTACGAGCACATCCGGGACTTCGAGGAGCTGCTCGCCGAGCACGGGACGATCGTCCTCAAGTTCTTCCTCCACATCAGCAAGGGCGAGCAGAAGAAGCGCCTGCTCAAGCGCGAGGAGGATCCGCGCACGGCGTGGAAGCTCAATGCGGGCGACTGGGAGGAGCGCGAGCTGTGGGACGAGTACACGGACGCGTATGAGGAGGCCATCTCCCGCACCTCCACGGAGCTGGCGCCGTGGCACATCGTCCCCGCGGACACCAAGTGGTACCGCAACCTCGTGGTGGCCCGCGCCATCGCGGCCGCGCTCCGGCCTCACCGCAAGGCGTGGCAGAAGCAACTGGATGAAGTCGGAGCGAGCAAGAAGGCAGAGCTGGAGGCCTGGCGCAAGGGCCAGCGCTGA